A section of the Ranitomeya imitator isolate aRanImi1 chromosome 7, aRanImi1.pri, whole genome shotgun sequence genome encodes:
- the LOC138645559 gene encoding sulfotransferase 1B1-like, which produces MVDRPPIKVVSGMPTLASFAENWENVQCFQARDGDLLIATYPKSGTTWISEILDQMLHNGDVTKTQRGAIYERVPFLEYAVPNMPTGTEILKAMESPRIIKTHLPVHLLPRSFWEKKCKIIYMARNPKDVLVSYYHFHRMAAVHPDPGTFEEYLHTFIEGKVACGPWSDHVKGWWKNRHQKDILYLFYEDMLDDQDREIRKVMKFIGKDLPEDVLEKINQRTTFKAMKDNPMANYSSIPSFVMDHNISPFMRKGICGDWKNHLTVAQNELFDEYYKREMADTDLTFHFED; this is translated from the exons ATGGTTGATCGTCCTCCAATAAAAGTGGTGAGTGGGATGCCCACCCTGGCATCCTTTGCAGAAAATTGGGAGAATGTTCAGTGCTTCCAGGCCAGAGACGGGGACCTGCTGATAGCTACCTACCCTAAATCAg GTACCACGTGGATCAGTGAGATTTTGGACCAAATGCTACATAATGGAGATGTAACGAAAACCCAACGTGGAGCGATCTATGAGCGGGTGCCTTTTCTGGAGTATGCCGTGCCCAACATGCCCACAG GAACTGAGATCTTGAAGGCAATGGAGTCTCCGCGTATCATCAAAACTCATTTACCCGTGCACCTCCTGCCAAGAAGCTTCTGGGAAAAGAAATGCAAG ATCATTTACATGGCTCGTAATCCTAAGGACGTGTTGGTGTCGTATTATCATTTTCATCGTATGGCCGCTGTGCACCCAGATCCGGGGACTTTTGAAGAATACCTACACACGTTCATAGAAGGGAAAG TTGCCTGTGGGCCATGGAGTGATCACGTGAAGGGCTGGTGGAAGAACAGACATCAGAAAGACATCCTCTACCTCTTCTATGAGGACATGTTAGAT GACCAAGACCGTGAGATACGGAAGGTGATGAAGTTCATAGGGAAGGATCTTCCTGAAGATGTCCTGGAAAAGATCAATCAACGCACCACCTTCAAGGCCATGAAAGACAACCCCATGGCCAACTACAGCTCCATCCCTTCCTTCGTCATGGACCACAACATATCTCCCTTCATGAGGAAAG GGATTTGCGGAGACTGGAAGAACCATCTCACGGTGGCTCAAAATGAATTATTTGATGAGTATTATAAAAGGGAGATGGCCGATACCGACCTAACCTTCCACTTCGAGGACTGA